A window from Sinorhizobium fredii encodes these proteins:
- a CDS encoding RBBP9/YdeN family alpha/beta hydrolase, producing MKVSEAHILIVPGYTNSGPDHWQSRWERKLSTARRVVQAEWSKPVREDWVARMIEEVNAATKPVVIVAHSLGIATAVHAIPHCKKKIAGGFLVAPPDVANPNVRPKHLMTFGPYPRDPLPFPSLVIASRNDPFGSYEQAGDIANAWGSLLIDAGEAGHINAESGHGPWPEGTMVFAQFLTRLQA from the coding sequence ATGAAGGTTTCAGAAGCACATATCCTGATCGTTCCGGGCTATACCAACTCCGGTCCGGACCATTGGCAAAGCCGCTGGGAGCGCAAGCTGTCAACGGCGCGCCGCGTCGTGCAGGCGGAGTGGTCGAAACCTGTGCGCGAGGATTGGGTGGCGCGGATGATCGAAGAGGTCAATGCCGCGACCAAGCCGGTGGTGATTGTCGCCCATTCGCTCGGCATCGCCACCGCCGTTCATGCAATTCCGCATTGCAAGAAGAAGATCGCGGGCGGCTTTCTAGTCGCCCCGCCCGACGTCGCAAACCCGAATGTCCGTCCGAAGCATCTGATGACCTTCGGGCCCTATCCGCGCGACCCGCTGCCGTTTCCATCGCTGGTGATCGCCAGCCGCAACGATCCGTTCGGCTCCTACGAGCAGGCGGGCGACATTGCCAATGCCTGGGGATCGCTGCTCATCGATGCCGGCGAGGCCGGCCACATCAACGCCGAGTCCGGCCACGGGCCCTGGCCGGAAGGTACGATGGTCTTCGCCCAATTTTTGACGCGCCTTCAGGCTTGA
- a CDS encoding DUF2189 domain-containing protein, translated as MTTFHVLSGANESAVHPEIRKIGIADVFDALRRGFDDFREKPSHYVFLCLIYPVAGVVLMTWSAGANMLPLLYPLASGFALIGPVAAIGLYEISRRRELGMDASWPHALRLHRNPAIPSILAVAALLFVIFVVWLLVAQGLYVTMFGAAPPNSIAEFWNGVIGTEQGWNLILVGNAVGFVFAVIVLSISVITFPLLLDRDVGAFTAIETSVRATLANPVPVALWGLIIATGLVIGSIPVFVGLAVIMPIFGHATWHLYRKMVEPAQPIR; from the coding sequence ATGACAACCTTCCATGTCCTCTCGGGGGCGAACGAAAGCGCCGTTCATCCCGAGATACGAAAGATTGGCATTGCAGATGTGTTCGATGCGCTGCGTCGCGGATTTGACGATTTCCGCGAAAAGCCGTCGCATTATGTTTTTCTGTGTCTCATTTATCCTGTTGCCGGCGTCGTGCTGATGACCTGGAGCGCGGGGGCGAACATGCTGCCGTTGCTCTATCCGCTCGCATCCGGCTTTGCCCTCATCGGGCCTGTCGCGGCCATCGGTCTCTACGAGATCAGCCGGCGCCGCGAACTCGGCATGGACGCGTCATGGCCGCATGCGCTGCGGCTGCACCGCAATCCGGCAATTCCGTCGATCCTGGCGGTGGCGGCCCTGCTGTTCGTCATTTTCGTCGTCTGGCTCCTGGTCGCCCAGGGGCTCTACGTAACGATGTTCGGCGCAGCCCCGCCGAACTCCATCGCCGAATTCTGGAACGGCGTTATCGGTACGGAGCAGGGCTGGAACCTGATCCTCGTCGGCAACGCGGTCGGCTTCGTCTTCGCGGTGATTGTGCTGTCGATCAGCGTCATCACCTTCCCGCTGCTGCTCGACAGGGATGTCGGCGCCTTTACGGCAATCGAGACCTCAGTCCGAGCTACACTCGCCAATCCGGTGCCGGTCGCCCTGTGGGGGTTGATCATTGCCACGGGCCTGGTGATCGGGTCGATCCCGGTTTTCGTCGGCCTGGCGGTGATCATGCCGATCTTTGGGCACGCCACTTGGCATCTCTATCGAAAAATGGTGGAGCCGGCCCAGCCGATCCGTTAG
- a CDS encoding PilZ domain-containing protein — MAFRESVQRASTRNETKITGTVTCKTGSSNGVVKDLSDEGICFQLLFDIGARMGQEVTIRSEELGFLTGIVRWSRGDRIGIKLKLSSNTAAQISSYYKFFR; from the coding sequence ATGGCGTTTAGGGAGAGCGTTCAGCGCGCATCCACGCGCAACGAGACGAAGATTACCGGCACGGTCACCTGCAAGACCGGCTCGAGCAACGGTGTCGTGAAGGATCTTTCCGACGAAGGTATCTGTTTTCAGCTGCTGTTCGATATCGGAGCCCGAATGGGCCAGGAAGTAACAATCCGCAGCGAGGAGCTCGGCTTCCTCACCGGGATCGTGCGCTGGTCGCGCGGCGACAGGATCGGCATCAAGCTCAAACTGTCATCGAATACGGCTGCGCAGATTTCGTCTTATTACAAATTTTTCCGGTAG
- the purB gene encoding adenylosuccinate lyase — MIPRYSRPEMVAIWSPETKFRIWFEIEAHACDALAEIGVIPKEAAKTIWEKGGAAEFDVARIDEIEAVTKHDVIAFLTHLAEFVGPDSRFVHQGMTSSDVLDTCFNVQLVRATDLLLADLDRLLEALKRRAFEHKDTVTIGRSHGIHAEPTTFGVKLALAYAEFDRCKERLLAAREEIATCAISGAVGTFANIDPRVEEHVAEALGLRPEPVSTQVIPRDRHAMYFATLGVIASSIERLATEIRHLQRTEVLEAEEYFSPGQKGSSAMPHKRNPVLTENLTGLARMVRAFVVPAMENVALWHERDISHSSVERMIGPDATVTLDFALARLTGVIDKLLVYPDNMLKNMNKFRGLVHSQRVLLALTQAGVSREDAYRLVQRNAMKVWEEGKDFLEELLADQEVRAALSEEDIREKFDLGYHTKHVDTIFRRVFGTV; from the coding sequence ATGATCCCCCGTTACTCCCGGCCGGAAATGGTGGCCATCTGGTCGCCGGAAACGAAGTTCCGCATCTGGTTCGAGATCGAGGCGCATGCCTGCGACGCTCTCGCCGAAATCGGCGTGATCCCGAAGGAAGCGGCCAAGACCATCTGGGAAAAGGGCGGCGCGGCCGAGTTCGATGTGGCGCGCATCGATGAAATTGAAGCCGTCACCAAGCACGACGTAATCGCCTTCCTTACGCATCTTGCCGAATTCGTCGGTCCGGACAGCCGCTTCGTCCACCAGGGAATGACTTCGTCGGACGTGCTCGACACCTGCTTCAACGTGCAGCTCGTCCGTGCCACGGACCTCCTGCTCGCCGACCTCGACAGGCTGCTCGAGGCGCTGAAGCGCCGCGCCTTCGAACACAAGGATACGGTGACGATCGGCCGCTCGCATGGCATTCATGCGGAGCCGACGACCTTCGGCGTCAAGCTGGCGCTTGCCTATGCGGAATTCGACCGCTGCAAGGAGCGCCTGCTCGCCGCCCGTGAAGAGATTGCCACCTGCGCCATCTCCGGTGCCGTCGGCACCTTCGCGAATATTGATCCGCGCGTCGAGGAACATGTCGCAGAGGCGCTCGGCCTGAGGCCCGAGCCGGTCTCCACCCAGGTGATCCCGCGCGACCGCCACGCCATGTACTTCGCTACGCTTGGCGTCATCGCCTCGTCGATCGAGCGGCTTGCAACGGAAATCCGCCACTTGCAGCGCACCGAGGTGCTGGAGGCGGAGGAATATTTCTCGCCCGGCCAGAAGGGCTCCTCGGCTATGCCGCACAAGCGCAATCCGGTGCTGACGGAGAATCTGACCGGCCTTGCCCGCATGGTCCGCGCCTTTGTCGTTCCGGCCATGGAAAACGTGGCGCTCTGGCATGAGCGCGATATCTCGCATTCCTCGGTCGAACGGATGATCGGGCCGGACGCGACGGTGACGCTCGATTTCGCGCTGGCGCGGTTGACCGGGGTTATCGACAAGCTGCTCGTCTACCCGGACAACATGTTGAAGAACATGAACAAGTTCCGCGGACTTGTTCATTCGCAGCGGGTACTTCTCGCCCTTACCCAGGCCGGCGTCTCTCGCGAGGACGCCTATCGGCTCGTCCAGCGGAACGCCATGAAGGTCTGGGAGGAAGGCAAAGACTTCCTGGAGGAACTCTTGGCGGACCAGGAAGTCCGTGCGGCGCTCTCAGAAGAGGACATTCGCGAGAAGTTCGATCTCGGCTATCACACCAAGCATGTCGACACGATTTTCCGCCGGGTTTTCGGGACGGTCTGA
- a CDS encoding DUF2259 domain-containing protein encodes MSLRAAIAAAVLIAEVIAAPPAIAGDYASLQPIGFSSDGKVFGFEEYGIQDGSGFPYSSISFLPGAPVRARVEEDNGALPRARRDAHRRAAPLIDAYRLLDTPGLLAAYNPVTEPDTADHRLRYDAFPADPPFRKTYELQLEEKSLAAEGICKDLLKDVKGFRLVMTEKAGKPVSEVLQDDSRIPESRRCPTGYRIGGVVTHVDDDGVQAHVVMVLVKSLGFEGTTDGRWIAVPFWPGR; translated from the coding sequence ATGAGCTTGCGGGCAGCGATCGCGGCTGCAGTTCTGATTGCTGAGGTGATTGCCGCTCCGCCCGCGATCGCCGGCGACTATGCCAGCCTTCAGCCAATCGGCTTCTCTTCGGACGGCAAGGTCTTCGGCTTCGAGGAATATGGCATACAGGACGGCTCCGGCTTTCCCTATTCGTCTATCTCGTTCCTGCCCGGCGCGCCCGTACGCGCCCGTGTGGAGGAGGATAACGGAGCCCTTCCCCGCGCTCGCCGAGACGCGCACCGGCGCGCGGCGCCGCTGATCGACGCCTACCGCCTTCTCGACACGCCCGGACTACTCGCCGCCTACAATCCAGTGACGGAGCCGGACACGGCGGACCACAGGCTACGCTACGATGCATTCCCAGCCGATCCGCCGTTCCGCAAGACCTACGAGTTGCAGCTTGAAGAAAAGAGCTTGGCAGCCGAGGGCATCTGCAAGGACCTCCTGAAAGACGTCAAAGGCTTCCGCCTCGTCATGACGGAGAAAGCCGGAAAGCCCGTATCCGAGGTGCTGCAGGATGATAGCCGCATTCCGGAAAGCCGCCGCTGCCCGACCGGCTACCGGATCGGCGGGGTGGTGACTCACGTCGATGACGACGGCGTGCAGGCGCATGTCGTCATGGTCCTCGTCAAATCCCTTGGCTTCGAAGGCACGACCGATGGGCGCTGGATCGCGGTGCCGTTCTGGCCCGGGCGATGA
- the rpe gene encoding ribulose-phosphate 3-epimerase — translation MTHPIRIAPSILAANFSKLGQEVRDVVDAGADWIHLDVMDGHFVPNITFGPDVIKSLRPYTDATFDCHLMIAPADPFLEAFAKAGCDILTVHAEAGPHLHRSLQMVKALGKKAGVSLNPATPESALEYVLDTVDLILVMTVNPGFGGQKFIAAMEEKIRRIKKMVGNRPIEIEVDGGITPETAGIVTGAGANVLVAGSAIFKGDSVDAYRAAIEAIRTPAEKGRR, via the coding sequence ATGACCCACCCCATTCGCATTGCCCCATCGATCCTGGCGGCCAACTTCTCCAAACTGGGCCAGGAGGTCCGCGACGTCGTCGATGCCGGCGCCGATTGGATCCACCTCGACGTCATGGACGGGCATTTCGTGCCGAACATCACCTTCGGACCCGACGTCATCAAGTCGCTGCGCCCCTACACGGACGCGACCTTCGATTGCCATCTGATGATCGCGCCGGCCGATCCATTTCTCGAAGCGTTTGCCAAGGCCGGATGCGATATCCTGACTGTCCATGCCGAGGCAGGCCCGCATCTGCATCGTTCCCTGCAGATGGTGAAGGCACTCGGCAAGAAGGCCGGGGTCTCGCTCAACCCCGCGACTCCCGAAAGCGCCCTCGAATACGTCCTCGATACTGTCGATCTCATCCTGGTGATGACGGTCAATCCGGGCTTCGGCGGTCAGAAGTTCATCGCCGCGATGGAAGAGAAGATCCGCCGCATCAAGAAAATGGTCGGCAATCGGCCGATCGAAATCGAGGTGGATGGCGGCATCACGCCCGAGACCGCCGGCATCGTCACAGGGGCCGGCGCCAACGTGCTGGTCGCCGGCTCGGCGATCTTCAAGGGCGACTCCGTCGACGCCTACCGCGCCGCCATCGAGGCGATCCGCACGCCGGCCGAGAAGGGTCGGCGATGA
- a CDS encoding P1 family peptidase — MMRKGPTNLITDVAGILVGNAEDHRLKSGVTAVLCDPPATAAVQVLGGAPGTRETDLLAPHNTVQAVDAIVLSGGSAFGLDAASGAQAALRQMGRGFPVGPHRIPIVPAAILFDLMNGGDKDWGQFSPYRDLGYDAARAAAETFATGSAGAGTGALTATFKGGLGSASTVLANGITVGALVAVNALGSATIGDTRHFWAAPFELDGEFGGLGMPSPWPQDAAQPRLKFREREAVAANTTIAVIATDAVLSKAEAKRLAIAAHDGFSRALWPSHTPLDGDLVFALSTGATGKTLLLEDFIDLGAAAAATMARAIARGVHDAIPAASDIKPAWSALAL, encoded by the coding sequence GTGATGCGGAAGGGACCGACCAATCTGATCACCGACGTCGCGGGGATCCTGGTCGGCAACGCCGAGGATCACCGGCTGAAATCCGGCGTCACGGCCGTACTTTGCGACCCGCCGGCCACCGCCGCGGTTCAGGTCCTGGGCGGCGCACCGGGAACGCGTGAGACCGATCTCCTCGCCCCGCACAATACGGTCCAGGCGGTCGACGCAATCGTACTTTCCGGCGGCTCAGCCTTCGGGCTGGACGCGGCCTCGGGCGCTCAGGCTGCATTGCGGCAAATGGGACGCGGCTTTCCCGTCGGCCCGCACCGGATCCCGATCGTTCCGGCGGCAATCCTCTTCGACCTGATGAATGGCGGAGATAAGGATTGGGGGCAATTCTCACCCTATCGCGACCTCGGCTATGACGCGGCACGCGCCGCGGCCGAGACCTTCGCGACCGGCAGTGCCGGCGCCGGAACGGGAGCACTCACGGCCACTTTCAAGGGCGGCCTCGGCTCCGCCTCGACCGTCCTCGCAAATGGCATCACCGTCGGTGCCCTTGTCGCCGTCAACGCGCTCGGCTCGGCAACCATCGGCGACACCCGCCATTTCTGGGCTGCCCCATTTGAACTGGATGGCGAATTCGGTGGGCTCGGTATGCCGTCTCCCTGGCCGCAGGATGCGGCGCAGCCGCGGCTCAAGTTCCGGGAGCGAGAGGCAGTAGCCGCCAACACAACGATTGCCGTCATCGCCACGGATGCGGTCCTCTCGAAGGCCGAGGCGAAACGCCTGGCGATTGCCGCCCATGACGGCTTCTCCCGAGCGCTGTGGCCGTCCCATACACCGCTTGACGGCGACCTCGTTTTCGCGCTCTCGACGGGCGCCACCGGCAAGACGCTGCTTCTGGAGGATTTCATCGACCTCGGCGCCGCCGCGGCGGCGACAATGGCCCGGGCGATCGCGCGGGGCGTCCACGATGCCATACCGGCCGCGAGCGATATCAAACCGGCCTGGTCGGCATTGGCCCTATGA
- a CDS encoding branched-chain amino acid ABC transporter substrate-binding protein — translation MLKSIGTTLFVAALTLTSPALAAGLKIAVVAPADGPFAALGKQITDGAAFQAGDRGSEIVPIAESCDPAGGEALTKALLASGAEAAIGFLCTESLEAALPALAVAGIPAITLSVRSDILIEDALKKKWPLFRLAPSGKAEAAAITDAIVTNWRDKPLALIDDGTIHSRELVESVRNALAEIGITPVFTDTYRPAQEQQVSLVRRLAKSGATHVFTGGDRNDTAVIARDAKAEYVSITLLGGDTLNAADLDVPLENGVLAVTIPDPARSSEAAPVVTAMRAARIEPDGYVLPAFAAVSLLEQAKDQAEKDDKAVLDALSKGPYATVLGPIGFNGSHERAESPYRLMQWRDGRFVDAPDAGKAE, via the coding sequence ATGCTGAAATCAATTGGTACGACCCTTTTCGTCGCCGCGCTGACGCTGACTTCTCCCGCGCTTGCCGCCGGCCTGAAGATTGCCGTCGTCGCTCCCGCCGACGGACCGTTTGCGGCGCTCGGCAAGCAGATAACCGATGGCGCCGCCTTCCAGGCAGGCGACCGGGGAAGCGAGATCGTTCCCATCGCAGAAAGCTGCGATCCGGCAGGCGGCGAGGCGTTGACGAAGGCGCTGCTGGCCAGCGGTGCCGAGGCGGCGATCGGCTTTCTCTGCACCGAGAGCCTGGAAGCAGCTCTGCCGGCGCTGGCCGTGGCCGGGATACCCGCCATCACGCTTAGCGTGCGCTCGGACATTCTCATCGAGGACGCCCTCAAGAAGAAATGGCCGCTCTTCCGCCTGGCACCGAGCGGCAAGGCCGAGGCCGCGGCGATCACCGATGCGATCGTGACGAACTGGAGGGACAAGCCGCTGGCCCTCATCGACGACGGAACGATTCACAGCCGCGAACTTGTCGAAAGCGTCCGTAACGCCCTTGCGGAGATCGGTATCACCCCTGTCTTCACCGACACCTACCGGCCGGCGCAGGAACAGCAGGTGAGTCTCGTTCGGCGCCTGGCGAAAAGCGGCGCGACGCATGTGTTCACCGGCGGCGACCGCAACGACACGGCCGTCATCGCCCGCGACGCGAAGGCGGAGTATGTTTCGATAACCTTGCTTGGCGGCGATACGCTGAACGCCGCGGATCTGGACGTGCCGCTGGAAAATGGCGTGCTGGCCGTTACCATTCCGGATCCCGCCCGGTCGAGCGAAGCAGCACCGGTCGTCACGGCAATGCGCGCCGCCAGGATTGAACCAGATGGTTACGTTCTCCCCGCCTTTGCAGCCGTGTCGCTTCTCGAGCAGGCGAAGGATCAAGCGGAGAAGGATGACAAGGCTGTTCTGGACGCTCTTTCGAAGGGCCCCTACGCGACCGTCCTCGGGCCGATCGGCTTCAACGGCAGCCATGAACGGGCCGAAAGCCCCTACCGGCTGATGCAATGGCGGGACGGCCGCTTCGTGGACGCGCCCGATGCAGGCAAGGCCGAGTGA
- a CDS encoding flavin reductase family protein, producing the protein MYVRDTDPERDVLEKTRLDPISYRDTMSRLSHHVQLITAADSDERRGVTITASCSVSDEPPTILACLNAANPRNDIFFRNDSFALNVLGRQHLALAHAFSGRDQLEMERRFALGRWTQLATGAPILADAIAAFDCRLIEVKIMATHAILFGEVVDVRIGEKTPPLIYVDRGYRTL; encoded by the coding sequence ATGTATGTGCGAGATACCGATCCGGAGCGTGATGTGTTGGAGAAGACCCGGCTGGACCCGATAAGCTACCGCGATACGATGAGCCGCCTGTCTCATCACGTGCAGTTGATCACCGCAGCGGATAGTGACGAGCGGCGCGGCGTTACCATCACTGCCTCCTGTTCGGTATCGGACGAACCTCCGACGATCCTTGCCTGCCTCAATGCGGCAAATCCCCGCAACGATATCTTTTTCCGCAACGACAGTTTTGCACTGAACGTCCTGGGCAGGCAGCATCTCGCCTTGGCCCATGCTTTTTCCGGACGCGATCAACTCGAGATGGAGCGCCGATTTGCCCTCGGCCGCTGGACGCAGCTTGCGACCGGGGCGCCAATTCTCGCCGACGCCATCGCCGCCTTCGATTGCCGTCTGATCGAAGTGAAAATCATGGCTACCCACGCGATACTCTTCGGCGAGGTGGTCGACGTACGGATCGGCGAAAAGACACCACCGCTCATTTATGTGGACCGGGGATACCGCACGCTATAA
- a CDS encoding AAA family ATPase: MARHETGRTPQSIDETMALLESENYLAGTALATVLFLALRMKRPLFLEGEAGVGKTEIAKVLSRSLDRPLIRLQCYEGLDVASAVYEWNYPAQMLEIRLSEAAGMVDRQRVESDIFSERFLIRRPVLQAISANAGRAPVFLIDELDRTDEAFEAFLLEVLSDFQVTIPELGTIRAEEPPIVIITTNRTREIHDALKRRCLYHWVDYPRASQELEIIRRKVPGCNATLSREIVAYVQKLRTVDLFKNPGVAETIDWATALTELDALALDPETLADTLGTLLKYQDDISRIEGAEGRRLLEEVKRELSAEG, encoded by the coding sequence ATGGCGAGACACGAGACAGGCAGAACGCCCCAGTCCATCGACGAGACGATGGCGCTGCTGGAATCGGAGAACTATCTCGCCGGAACCGCTCTCGCCACCGTTCTTTTCCTGGCACTCAGAATGAAGCGCCCGCTCTTTCTCGAAGGAGAAGCCGGGGTCGGCAAGACCGAAATCGCCAAGGTGCTCTCCCGCTCGCTCGATCGACCGCTGATCCGGCTGCAATGCTATGAAGGACTCGACGTCGCCTCCGCCGTCTATGAATGGAACTACCCGGCGCAAATGCTGGAAATCCGCCTTTCGGAGGCCGCAGGCATGGTCGACCGGCAAAGGGTGGAAAGCGACATTTTCTCGGAACGCTTCCTCATCCGGCGTCCGGTGCTTCAGGCGATCTCGGCGAATGCCGGCCGCGCGCCGGTGTTTCTGATCGACGAGCTCGACCGCACCGACGAGGCCTTCGAGGCTTTCCTCCTCGAGGTTCTTTCGGACTTCCAGGTGACCATTCCCGAGCTTGGAACGATCCGCGCCGAGGAGCCGCCGATCGTCATCATCACCACCAACCGGACGCGCGAAATCCACGACGCCTTGAAGCGCCGCTGCCTCTATCATTGGGTCGACTATCCCCGCGCGTCACAGGAGCTGGAGATCATCCGGCGCAAGGTGCCGGGCTGCAATGCGACGCTCTCCCGGGAGATCGTCGCTTATGTCCAGAAGCTCCGGACGGTCGATCTCTTCAAGAATCCCGGCGTCGCGGAGACGATCGACTGGGCGACGGCGCTGACCGAGCTCGATGCGCTGGCGCTCGATCCGGAGACCCTCGCCGATACGCTTGGAACGCTGCTCAAGTATCAGGATGACATCTCCCGGATAGAGGGCGCTGAAGGGCGCAGGTTGCTCGAAGAGGTCAAGCGCGAACTTTCGGCTGAGGGCTGA
- a CDS encoding vWA domain-containing protein — protein sequence MTGAPDAAGVSHRPDRGQFADNIVFFARALRRAGMRIGPGAIADAIEAVGAIGIGSRPEFYAALQCTLVKRHEDQPLFDEAFRLFWRKRDLVRKMIALLSPVAPARVRDDRRRRAGEARLSEALLSGRDDTRQAQEEEQIEIDARFTASGRELFRKADFAQMTAAEIAEARRAMSSLLLPFDRVKTRRFRPSHRPARIDPRATMRDAMRLGGEFIQPRFREPRLRHPPLVVLADISGSMTQYTRVFLHFLHALTEERHRVETFLFGTRLTNVTRQMRNRDPDEALDECVAAVKDWSGGTRIGETLQEFNRRWSRRVLGQGAIVLLMTDGLERDDTVQLEIEMDRLHRSCRRLIWLNPLLRFEGFEARARGVRAMLPHVDEFRTVHNLESVEELVKSLSGERRRDADPRRFLDPWRAALRPAT from the coding sequence ATGACGGGCGCGCCGGATGCCGCGGGAGTAAGCCATCGCCCGGACCGCGGGCAGTTTGCCGACAACATTGTCTTCTTCGCCCGGGCGCTGCGACGGGCAGGCATGCGGATCGGTCCGGGCGCGATTGCGGACGCCATCGAAGCGGTCGGCGCAATCGGCATCGGATCGCGCCCGGAGTTCTACGCCGCGCTGCAATGCACGCTGGTGAAGAGGCACGAGGACCAGCCGCTCTTTGATGAAGCGTTCCGCCTGTTCTGGCGCAAGCGCGATCTCGTCCGCAAGATGATCGCGCTATTGTCGCCCGTCGCCCCTGCACGCGTAAGAGATGATCGGCGGCGGCGAGCCGGCGAGGCACGCCTTAGCGAAGCGCTCCTGAGCGGCCGGGACGACACTCGACAGGCTCAGGAGGAGGAGCAGATCGAGATCGACGCGCGCTTCACCGCCTCAGGCCGGGAGCTCTTTCGCAAGGCGGATTTTGCGCAGATGACGGCCGCAGAAATCGCCGAGGCGCGTAGGGCGATGTCGTCGCTGCTCCTGCCCTTCGATCGGGTCAAGACACGGCGCTTCCGCCCGTCCCATCGGCCGGCCCGGATCGATCCGCGCGCGACCATGCGCGATGCCATGCGGCTCGGCGGCGAGTTCATCCAGCCTCGCTTCCGGGAGCCGCGTCTCAGGCATCCGCCGCTCGTCGTGCTTGCGGATATTTCGGGCTCGATGACGCAGTATACGCGGGTGTTCCTGCATTTCCTGCATGCACTGACAGAAGAGCGCCACCGCGTTGAGACTTTTCTCTTCGGCACGCGGCTGACGAACGTCACCCGCCAAATGCGCAATCGTGATCCCGACGAGGCGCTCGACGAATGCGTCGCTGCGGTCAAGGACTGGTCGGGCGGTACCCGCATCGGCGAAACGCTGCAGGAGTTCAACCGTCGTTGGTCTCGGCGTGTCCTGGGACAGGGCGCTATCGTCCTCTTGATGACCGACGGCCTCGAGCGTGACGACACGGTGCAACTTGAGATCGAGATGGATCGCCTGCATCGCTCCTGCCGCCGACTGATCTGGCTCAATCCGCTGCTCCGCTTCGAGGGCTTCGAGGCGCGGGCCCGCGGTGTCAGGGCAATGCTGCCGCATGTCGATGAATTTCGGACCGTGCACAATCTGGAATCCGTCGAAGAACTGGTAAAGTCCCTGTCCGGCGAGCGGAGGCGCGACGCCGACCCACGGCGCTTCCTTGATCCATGGCGAGCCGCGCTCCGGCCTGCGACTTGA
- a CDS encoding XdhC family protein, with the protein MTNEAKMLDPLEIAEAWHRKGRAVALATVIETWGSAPRAVGSHLVIDGGGNFEGSVSGGCVEGAVVSEAADVIASGVSKVLEFGVADETAWRVGLSCGGRIRVYVERIDG; encoded by the coding sequence ATGACGAACGAAGCGAAGATGCTCGACCCGTTGGAGATTGCCGAGGCATGGCACAGGAAAGGCCGGGCCGTGGCATTGGCGACGGTCATCGAGACCTGGGGCTCCGCGCCCCGCGCAGTCGGCAGCCATCTGGTCATTGACGGCGGGGGCAATTTCGAAGGCTCTGTGTCCGGCGGTTGCGTCGAAGGCGCCGTCGTCAGCGAAGCGGCCGACGTGATCGCGTCAGGCGTCTCGAAGGTTCTCGAATTCGGCGTCGCCGACGAAACGGCATGGCGGGTCGGCCTATCCTGCGGCGGCCGGATCCGGGTCTATGTTGAGCGAATAGACGGCTGA
- a CDS encoding XdhC family protein — protein sequence MQLSTLEKLNEARSARRPAVVVNDISSGRAQAFIEGEAFPAEWEAAISETLRSGRPKLATLDDQPAFINVYLPPPRLVVIGAVHISQALARLAPVAGFDMTIIDPRTAFATAERFQDIELLADWPEDVLPTRPLDRYTALAAVTHDPKIDDYPIRAALEAGCFYVGALGSRKTHAARVERLRSAGVSQEEIGRIRAPIGLDIGAASPAEIAVAVLAQIIGALRHRDPEEQGHAT from the coding sequence ATGCAACTGTCCACTCTTGAGAAGCTGAACGAGGCGCGGTCGGCACGGCGGCCCGCCGTGGTCGTCAATGATATTTCGAGCGGCCGCGCGCAGGCCTTCATCGAGGGCGAAGCATTCCCGGCCGAATGGGAGGCCGCCATCTCTGAAACGCTTCGGTCGGGTCGTCCCAAACTTGCGACGCTCGACGACCAACCCGCCTTCATCAACGTCTACCTGCCGCCGCCGCGCTTGGTTGTCATCGGCGCCGTCCATATCTCCCAGGCGCTTGCGCGGCTGGCGCCGGTCGCCGGCTTCGACATGACCATCATAGACCCGCGCACCGCCTTCGCGACGGCGGAGCGCTTCCAGGACATCGAGCTTCTGGCGGATTGGCCGGAAGATGTTCTGCCGACGCGACCGCTCGACCGCTATACGGCCCTGGCCGCCGTCACCCACGACCCGAAGATCGACGACTATCCGATCCGGGCCGCCCTCGAGGCGGGCTGCTTCTATGTCGGCGCGCTCGGCAGCCGCAAGACCCATGCGGCGCGCGTCGAGAGATTGCGGTCGGCGGGCGTCTCGCAAGAGGAAATCGGCCGCATCAGGGCGCCGATCGGCCTTGATATCGGCGCGGCGAGCCCCGCCGAAATCGCCGTCGCCGTCCTTGCGCAAATCATCGGCGCCCTCCGCCATCGCGATCCCGAAGAACAGGGGCACGCAACATGA